A DNA window from Streptomyces canus contains the following coding sequences:
- a CDS encoding sensor histidine kinase, with amino-acid sequence MDRAPGLSVRLKLTLSYAGFLMLAGVLLLAAVWLFLLRYVPNRAMLYNPDDMPTGGVFPIRSALLAVFAPRAAAVLAFLLVFGLVGGWILAGRMLAPLTHLADATRRATHGSLSHRIRLPGRKDEFRELADAFDTMLTRLEAHVAEQRRFAANASHELRTPLAITKSLLDVARTDPNHDTAELINRLHTVNTRAINLTEALLLVSRAEQRSFTRERVDLSLMAEEATETLLPLAEKHGVTLETSGDITPTTGSQALLLQLTTNLVHNAIVHNLPDRGTVWITTDARPATVVLTVENTGEKLAPELVSTLTEPFQRGTERIHTDHAGVGLGLAIVKTITQAHDGRLTLTPRAAGGLRISVELPTQKPRSDSI; translated from the coding sequence GTGGATAGGGCACCAGGCTTGAGCGTCCGCCTCAAACTCACCCTCAGCTACGCCGGATTCCTCATGCTGGCCGGGGTGCTCCTGCTCGCCGCGGTATGGCTCTTCCTCCTGCGCTACGTCCCCAACCGCGCCATGCTCTACAACCCCGACGACATGCCCACGGGCGGTGTCTTTCCCATCCGCTCCGCCCTCCTGGCCGTATTCGCTCCAAGGGCAGCCGCCGTACTGGCCTTCCTGCTCGTGTTCGGCCTCGTCGGGGGCTGGATCCTCGCCGGCCGCATGCTCGCCCCCCTGACACACCTCGCGGACGCCACACGCAGGGCCACACACGGATCCCTCTCCCACCGCATCCGGCTCCCGGGCCGCAAGGACGAATTCCGCGAACTCGCCGACGCCTTCGACACCATGCTCACGCGCCTCGAAGCACACGTCGCCGAACAGCGCAGATTCGCAGCCAACGCCTCCCACGAGCTACGCACCCCCCTCGCCATCACGAAGTCACTTCTCGACGTGGCCCGCACCGATCCGAACCACGACACCGCCGAACTCATCAACCGCCTCCACACCGTCAACACCCGGGCGATCAACCTCACCGAGGCACTGCTCCTGGTCAGCCGCGCCGAGCAACGGTCCTTCACCCGAGAACGTGTCGACCTGTCCCTCATGGCGGAAGAGGCCACCGAAACACTCCTCCCCCTCGCGGAGAAGCACGGCGTCACCCTCGAAACCAGCGGCGACATCACCCCGACGACCGGATCACAAGCCCTTCTCCTCCAGCTCACCACGAACCTCGTCCACAACGCGATCGTCCACAACCTGCCCGACCGGGGCACCGTGTGGATCACCACCGACGCCCGCCCCGCAACAGTGGTGCTCACCGTCGAGAACACCGGCGAGAAGCTCGCCCCGGAACTGGTCTCGACCCTCACCGAACCGTTCCAGCGCGGCACCGAGCGCATTCACACCGACCACGCGGGCGTCGGCCTCGGCCTGGCCATCGTCAAGACCATCACCCAGGCCCACGACGGCAGGCTCACCCTCACCCCGCGCGCGGCGGGCGGGCTGCGCATCAGCGTAGAGCTGCCAACACAAAAGCCCAGGTCAGATAGCATCTGA
- a CDS encoding RNA-guided endonuclease InsQ/TnpB family protein, with translation MGETEAERVKREVLGIGERRKHHTRKATPLKSHAKAPDTHHRLYRFRFYPTEEQAEQLERTFGACRWVYNEGLALRSGAWERHRVNVGFAETCRALTGWKRKEATAWLGDVSSTVLQQSLRHLDQAYGRFFKGVARYPRRKKKGRSRDTATYVRTGFKWVEDPGRPGTGLITLAKQSVPLDIRWSRALPAGEVPVRLSVTRDRAGRYFVSVLVEERIAELPVVFVPGTREPKAVGVDVGLASLVILDDGTKFDHPRLLKRYAEKLARLQRELHRKVRGSKNRQKVREKIARLYALISDVRRDMLNQLTTRLVRENQVLVVEDLSVKTLMRVARGKGQGRKAKLNQAITDASWGELLRQLRYKCEWYGRTLVVVDRFFPSTRRCSACHVTGPRLDVSVRKWTCAGCGALHDRDVNAAVNLRDEGLRLLAA, from the coding sequence ATGGGGGAGACAGAGGCCGAGCGCGTCAAGCGCGAGGTCCTCGGCATCGGCGAGCGCCGGAAGCACCACACACGCAAGGCGACTCCGCTGAAGTCCCACGCCAAGGCACCCGACACGCATCACCGTCTGTACCGGTTCCGCTTCTATCCGACCGAGGAGCAGGCCGAGCAGTTGGAGCGGACGTTCGGGGCGTGTCGGTGGGTCTACAACGAGGGGTTGGCGCTGCGTTCGGGGGCCTGGGAGCGGCATCGGGTGAATGTGGGGTTCGCGGAGACGTGTCGGGCGTTGACCGGCTGGAAGCGGAAGGAGGCGACGGCGTGGTTGGGGGATGTGTCGTCGACGGTGCTTCAGCAGTCTCTGCGTCATCTGGATCAGGCGTACGGCCGTTTCTTCAAGGGTGTGGCCAGGTATCCGAGGCGGAAGAAGAAGGGTCGTTCGCGGGATACGGCGACGTATGTGCGTACGGGTTTCAAGTGGGTGGAGGATCCGGGGCGGCCGGGGACTGGGCTGATCACGTTGGCGAAGCAGTCGGTGCCGTTGGACATCCGGTGGTCTCGGGCGTTGCCTGCCGGGGAGGTTCCGGTGCGGTTGTCGGTGACGCGGGATCGGGCGGGCCGGTATTTCGTGTCCGTGCTGGTGGAGGAGCGGATAGCGGAGCTGCCTGTGGTGTTCGTGCCGGGGACGCGGGAGCCGAAAGCAGTGGGGGTGGATGTCGGGCTGGCGTCGCTGGTGATCCTGGATGACGGGACGAAGTTCGATCATCCGCGGTTGTTGAAGCGGTACGCGGAGAAGTTGGCGCGGTTGCAGCGGGAGCTGCACAGGAAGGTGCGGGGATCGAAGAACCGGCAGAAGGTTCGGGAGAAGATCGCGCGGCTCTACGCCTTGATCAGTGACGTACGCAGGGACATGCTGAACCAACTCACCACCCGCCTCGTGCGCGAGAACCAAGTGCTCGTGGTGGAAGACCTGTCGGTCAAGACCTTGATGCGGGTGGCGCGCGGCAAGGGGCAAGGACGGAAGGCGAAGCTGAATCAGGCGATCACGGACGCCTCGTGGGGAGAGTTGCTACGGCAGCTGCGCTACAAGTGCGAGTGGTACGGCCGGACGCTGGTGGTTGTAGATCGCTTCTTCCCCTCGACACGGCGGTGCTCCGCCTGCCATGTCACGGGGCCAAGACTGGACGTCTCGGTTCGCAAGTGGACGTGCGCCGGGTGCGGGGCCCTGCACGATCGTGACGTGAACGCCGCCGTGAACCTTCGGGACGAGGGTTTGCGTTTGTTGGCCGCGTAG
- a CDS encoding nucleotidyltransferase family protein — MTDPNAASRPTQAVILAGGQGSRLRPYTDDRPKPMVEIPGTGTPIIGHQLVWLAEEGVTDVVVSCGHLAEVLQDWLKTAELPLRVRTVIETEPLGRGGGLKYAAAHLPHPGRAWYATNGDIWTRFSLRDMADFHTERDAVATLALARPRIPWGAVQTDGFGHITDFIEAPPSTFEINAGVYVFSPAFADLLPERGDHERTTFPTLARELRLAGFPIPQGAYWRAIDTAKDLTAAAKELAALGR; from the coding sequence ATGACCGATCCGAACGCCGCGTCCCGTCCCACCCAGGCCGTGATCCTGGCCGGCGGCCAGGGCTCCCGGCTGCGTCCCTACACCGACGACCGGCCCAAGCCGATGGTCGAGATCCCCGGGACGGGGACTCCGATCATCGGCCATCAGCTTGTCTGGCTCGCCGAGGAGGGTGTGACGGACGTCGTGGTCAGCTGTGGGCATCTCGCCGAGGTGCTGCAGGACTGGCTGAAGACGGCCGAGCTGCCGTTGCGCGTCCGGACGGTCATCGAGACGGAGCCGCTCGGGCGGGGTGGCGGCCTGAAGTACGCGGCCGCGCATCTGCCGCACCCGGGCCGGGCGTGGTACGCGACGAACGGTGACATCTGGACCCGTTTCTCGCTGCGTGACATGGCGGACTTCCACACCGAGCGCGACGCGGTCGCGACGCTCGCGTTGGCGCGGCCGCGGATTCCGTGGGGGGCGGTGCAGACCGACGGGTTCGGGCACATCACGGACTTCATCGAGGCGCCGCCGTCGACGTTCGAGATCAACGCGGGTGTGTACGTCTTCTCGCCCGCGTTCGCCGATCTGCTGCCGGAGCGGGGGGATCATGAGCGGACGACGTTCCCCACGCTTGCGCGTGAGCTGCGGCTGGCCGGGTTCCCGATCCCTCAGGGGGCGTACTGGCGGGCCATCGACACGGCGAAGGATCTGACCGCGGCGGCGAAGGAATTGGCGGCGCTCGGTCGATAG
- a CDS encoding ABC transporter ATP-binding protein, with amino-acid sequence MATVSFDKATRIYPGSTKPAVDGLDIHIEDGEFLVLVGPSGCGKSTSLRMLAGLEDVNGGAIRIGDRDVTHLPPKDRDIAMVFQNYALYPHMTVADNMGFALKIAGINKAEIRQKVEEAAKILDLTEYLDRKPKALSGGQRQRVAMGRAIVREPQVFLMDEPLSNLDAKLRVSTRTQIASLQRRLGITTVYVTHDQVEAMTMGDRVAVLKDGLLQQVDSPRNMYDRPANLFVASGFIGSPAMNLVEVPITDGGVKFGNSVVPVNREALKAASDKGDTTVTVGVRPEHFDIVEHNGAAASALSKDTEDAPAGLAVSVNVVEELGADGYVYGSAKVDGELKDLVVRVSGRAVPEKGATLHVVPRPGETHVFSTSTGERLSD; translated from the coding sequence ATGGCCACTGTTTCGTTCGACAAGGCGACCCGCATTTACCCGGGTTCCACGAAGCCCGCCGTCGACGGTCTCGACATCCACATCGAGGACGGCGAGTTCCTCGTCCTGGTCGGCCCGTCCGGCTGTGGCAAGTCCACCTCGCTCCGCATGCTGGCGGGGCTCGAGGACGTCAACGGCGGCGCCATCCGCATCGGTGACCGCGACGTGACGCACCTGCCGCCGAAGGACCGGGACATCGCCATGGTGTTCCAGAACTACGCGCTCTACCCGCACATGACCGTCGCCGACAACATGGGCTTCGCGCTCAAGATCGCCGGCATCAACAAGGCGGAGATCCGGCAGAAGGTCGAGGAGGCCGCGAAGATCCTCGACCTCACCGAGTACCTGGACCGCAAGCCGAAGGCGCTCTCCGGTGGTCAGCGCCAGCGTGTCGCGATGGGCCGCGCCATCGTGCGTGAGCCGCAGGTCTTCCTCATGGACGAGCCGCTGTCCAACCTGGACGCCAAGCTCCGTGTGTCGACGCGTACGCAGATCGCCTCGCTCCAGCGCCGTCTCGGCATCACCACCGTCTACGTCACCCACGACCAGGTCGAGGCCATGACGATGGGCGACCGTGTGGCCGTACTCAAGGACGGTCTGCTCCAGCAGGTCGACTCCCCGCGCAACATGTACGACCGCCCGGCGAACCTCTTCGTCGCTTCCGGCTTCATCGGCTCCCCGGCGATGAACCTCGTCGAGGTTCCGATCACCGACGGTGGCGTGAAGTTCGGCAACAGCGTGGTGCCCGTCAACCGCGAGGCCCTCAAGGCCGCCTCCGACAAGGGTGACACCACGGTGACCGTGGGTGTGCGCCCCGAGCACTTCGACATCGTCGAGCACAACGGCGCCGCCGCCTCGGCCCTCTCCAAGGACACCGAGGACGCTCCGGCCGGTCTCGCGGTCTCCGTGAACGTCGTCGAGGAGCTCGGCGCCGACGGCTACGTCTACGGTTCCGCCAAGGTCGACGGCGAGCTGAAGGACCTGGTCGTCCGCGTCAGCGGCCGTGCGGTCCCGGAGAAGGGCGCCACGCTGCACGTCGTGCCGCGTCCGGGCGAGACCCACGTGTTCTCGACCTCCACGGGCGAGCGCCTCTCCGACTGA